Proteins from a single region of Arctopsyche grandis isolate Sample6627 chromosome 1, ASM5162203v2, whole genome shotgun sequence:
- the LOC143911013 gene encoding myrosinase 1-like: MIVARITTLALSLLICAFQVDGKLRRFPDGFSFGVATASYQIEGGWNASDKSESIWDTFTHNSNYKILDGSSGDVACDSYHLYKRDVEMVAELGVDFYRFSMSWSRLMPDGYELSKDGVKYYNDLINELLKHKIQPVVTLFHWDLPQWLQQLGGWSNSLTAKHFQRYARSAFELFGDRVKMWLTVNEPQVFCLHGYGKGLKAPGLDMNGFAEYLCGHTMLKAHAKVYHLYDQVFKKKQKGRVGLTLNASWQQASSNSSNDREAAQRVLEFELGWFANPIFSKCGDYPKIMKDRILWKSQEQGYTESRLPIFTKEELEEIKGSYDFFGLNHYTTRMVKEKSNKSVASKPSFSNDVEVDDYFESDWKESASVWLRVVPWGFQKLLNWIKDSYDNPEVIIFENGFSDREGIDDVDRVQYYRDYLNYLLDAIDDGCNVSAYTAWSLMDNFEWNKGYSERFGLYYVDYNSTIKKRTPKASAHYFKNIVKTKSIEKI, from the exons ATGATTGTCGCACGGATCACAACACTCGCGCTCTCTTTGCTCATTTG TGCTTTCCAAGTGGATGGAAAACTCAGACGTTTTCCAGACGGTTTCTCGTTCGGCGTCGCTACAGCTTCTTATCAAATTGAAGGAGGATGGAACGCTTCAG ACAAGTCAGAAAGCATATGGGACACTTTCACTCACAACTCAAACTATAAAATATTGGATGGGAGCAGTGGCGATGTAGCGTGCGATTCTTATCATCTCTACAAACGAGATGTGGAAATGGTGGCCGAGTTGGGTGTAGACTTCTATCGATTTTCCATGTCCTGGTCCAGGCTGATGCCCGATGGTTACGAACTGAGCAAAGACGGAGTAAAGTATTACAACGATTTGATCAACGAACTGCTGAAACACAAGATACAACCAGTAGTAACTTTGTTCCATTGGGATCTGCCCCAGTGGCTTCAGCAACTAGGTGGTTGGAGTAATTCATTGACAGCCAAGCATTTTCAGCGTTATGCTCGATCTGCTTTTGAACTGTTTGGAGATCGAGTGAAGATGTGGTTGACTGTCAATGAACCGCAAGTGTTTTGCTTGCATGGGTATGGAAAAGGACTGAAAGCTCCCGGTTTAGATATGAATGGTTTTGCCGAATACCTCTGCGGACATACCATGCTGAAAGCACATGCTAAAGTGTATCACCTGTACGATCAAGTTTTCAAGAAGAAACAAAAAG GACGAGTTGGTTTGACTTTGAATGCAAGTTGGCAACAAGCATCAAGCAATTCTTCAAACGATAGAGAAGCTGCTCAAAGAGTTCTAGAATTTGAA ctgGGTTGGTTTGCAAATCCTATTTTTTCGAAGTGTGGGGACTATCCTAAGATTATGAAGGACAGAATTTTGTGGAAAAGTCAAGAGCAAGGATACACAGAGTCCAGACTACCAATTTTTACTAAAGAAGAACTCGAAGAAATCAAAGGCAGCTATGACTTTTTTGGTTTGAATCATTACACGACACGTATGGTGAAGGAGAAGTCCAATAAATCAGTCGCGTCTAAGCCATCTTTCTCAAATGACGTGGAAGTTgatgattattttgaaagtgaTTGGAAAGAATCAGCGTCTGTGTGGCTTAGG GTAGTGCCTTGGGGCTTCCAAAAACTGTTGAATTGGATCAAAGACAGTTACGACAATCCAGAAGTGATCATTTTTGAAAACGGATTTTCCGACAGGGAAGGAATTGATGATGTCGACCGGGTTCAGTATTATcgtgattatttaaattatctaCTAGATGCTATTGATGATGGTTGTAATGTCTCGGCTTACACTGCATGGAGTTTGATGGACAATTTCGAATGGAACAAAGGATACAG TGAAAGATTTGGACTGTATTATGTGGACTATAATTCAACAATTAAGAAAAGAACCCCAAAAGCATCAGCTCATTACTTCAAAAACATCGTTAAGACAAAATCAATCGAAAAgatataa